CTTCCTCTTGGCCTATCACTCGAGTATGAATAATGTTTTCTAAATTCAGCAATTTTTCTTTTTCTGTGGCATTAAAGGAATTAATCGGAATATTTAAAATGGCTTCGGCTAATTGATTGGTAAGGTTCTTGTCCAAAATTTGCTTCTTCTGGTTGTGAGCAGCAAAACATATTCCATCCATTAGGGTAAGGGCTTTGCCTGGAAAATCCTTAACGCTAATAAACTTGTCAGCCACTTGATAAATTTGAATCAAGGCGCCGTAGGTGATAGCCAGTCGATATTTTTTCTCAAATTGGGGCGCCAAATCTTCCATCACCCTTATTGTCTCCTTAAAATTGGCCGGTGGCATAGGCACCACTTCCAAATTAGCTGCCAAGCCAACTCTCGGAGCGATATAGGTCTGATAGGCGCTGCTAGTAGCTGTAGCCACTAATCTAAAATCAGGATTCACCAAAAAAGAAGAGAACACTTGGGCAATATTATCATCGCTAGTGATTTCATCACTGCTAAAGAATCTTTCTATATCTTCTATGAGCAGAATAATATTCCCAGCCTTTGCCGCTTCGGTAAAAATTTTAATTAAAATTTCTTTGGTTTTTTCAGTAGTATCAGCAATAACTTGATCCAAATTCAACTGGACTACTCTTTTATAAGCTATCTCTTTTTGCGATTTGCCATAATAAATTTTTTCTGCCAATGAGGTCACCAAGCTGCTTTTGCCGCCGCCCAAGGGGCCAACAATCAAACAGCTATTTTTTTTATCTCGGCTTAAAATAAGACCTACTTTCTCTAAAACTTCTTCCCGCCCCTCCATAGAGACGGATTGAAATCTGTGACTGTCAGTAATCTCTTGCCCATATTGTTCTAAGTATGGCGTATAGCCAAAAGCCCAATTTCTTCCCAATCCGCCTTGAGAGATTTTAAGTTTGTCTGTTAGGGTCGGCTGTTTTCTTTTTTTGTCAAAATTGGCATTGCTCCAAAAACAAAGGTTGGCGATATCCTCTAAACTCAGTTCTAATTGGGCTAAGAATAATTCTCTATTGGTCAGGTTGCCTATGAAACCGTAGAAAAGGTTGGCCGGAGAAAGATAACTTTCGCCACTATTCTGCATTTCTGTTAGGGCTGTAACCATTATGGTATTTAAACCTTCTTGCGGGTTAGAAAATAATATGCTCTTTTCCAAACCGGCTAAATCCTTGAGGCTAAGATTAAGTTTAGCGGCAATAAAGCGCACCTTGGCTGTTTTTAATAGTTCCCTGAATATTTTTTTTAAATCAGGATTATTTAAATCAGCGCTTCCTAAGATCAAAGCCGTTTCAAAATCAGTTACCGTAAAAACGGAGGCATGGTCGCTCAGAGACTGGCTGTAAACATTTTTCAACTCCAACTGTCTGAAATAACTACCGCTAAACTTAAGTATCATGAAAAGGACTACTGCTATAGCAATCGGCCCAGCAGATATATTGGCATCTTCATTTTGATAAGCCAAGACAAATAGGCTAAAGCCTAAAAATACGATAAGAATCAACAAAAAACGCAACCAGGGGCGCAGAAGGAGGCGAGCAGCCCTGGCCGCTTTAATATATGACCTATTCCCGTTCCAATCTAAATTTTGTAAATCCATTACCAAAGATGTTTAATCCACGCTATTAAAAAAGTTGCCCCCATGACCGGCAAGAT
The sequence above is drawn from the Candidatus Paceibacterota bacterium genome and encodes:
- a CDS encoding AAA family ATPase, yielding MDLQNLDWNGNRSYIKAARAARLLLRPWLRFLLILIVFLGFSLFVLAYQNEDANISAGPIAIAVVLFMILKFSGSYFRQLELKNVYSQSLSDHASVFTVTDFETALILGSADLNNPDLKKIFRELLKTAKVRFIAAKLNLSLKDLAGLEKSILFSNPQEGLNTIMVTALTEMQNSGESYLSPANLFYGFIGNLTNRELFLAQLELSLEDIANLCFWSNANFDKKRKQPTLTDKLKISQGGLGRNWAFGYTPYLEQYGQEITDSHRFQSVSMEGREEVLEKVGLILSRDKKNSCLIVGPLGGGKSSLVTSLAEKIYYGKSQKEIAYKRVVQLNLDQVIADTTEKTKEILIKIFTEAAKAGNIILLIEDIERFFSSDEITSDDNIAQVFSSFLVNPDFRLVATATSSAYQTYIAPRVGLAANLEVVPMPPANFKETIRVMEDLAPQFEKKYRLAITYGALIQIYQVADKFISVKDFPGKALTLMDGICFAAHNQKKQILDKNLTNQLAEAILNIPINSFNATEKEKLLNLENIIHTRVIGQEEAVSAVANALRRARTQIKNSDKPLGSFLFLGPTGVGKTELAKALAWSYFGSENSMVRLDMSEYQTREAANRLLGHKATGGEELEEGDFIKAVRQTPFCVVLLDEIEKAHSDILNLFLQVLDEGYLTDGMGNKVSFSQTIIIGTSNAGANLIREEVINNVPLEQVSNHLLDYLQKENIYRPEFLNRFDGIIVFKPLTQEQILKIADLTFKKTQAQMKLKGYIVYLGEGVLEYLARLGYQPELGARPMNRVFQDKLESLLALKMLNGTLVKGVPFTVNLKDLN